One genomic segment of Mycolicibacterium psychrotolerans includes these proteins:
- a CDS encoding helix-turn-helix transcriptional regulator, translated as MTGTSVAFVGRVREIDELTRRCAMARSGGFSLLTVTGPAGIGKTALLRQVAERLPAARWATATPWETDLAGGVVSQLLQEAAPTDPIAAADALAHALTGDDPVLVVIDDAQHADLVSLQAVSTLSRHHRGLPVTVVLATDGSRLPTPDLDAEQIRLTGLSRSEVAELASATGRILHPAMAERLTRLTDGVPRHVRDLLDEVPAATWTRTDARLPAPRAVARRVAAQLDGAGPGGRALVVALAVLGEHSSLADAALLAGVDDPLAALESAIGAGLLAPRDIAEPRWAESLTAAAVIDATGISATAELHRHAADVVTDPAARLRHRVAATPVPDPALADDVDTLARSHGNNGAWAQAAELFRDAGRLTADPLLRDERLMLSVDALVAAGDCIGAAALVPVVESLRETPLRNAVLAYLAILRGRATEAELRLQRAWDIVNTGRDPGTAAFIAQRHVLHALVHCQGDQLVHWADRALELADPGSPAAIEASAIRGLGLLAAGQPRRATSAYEELSARVRHGPQAQRVAMGRGWVQLMRDDVDAARTSLETAVAAASLGGSTRITLWAYGWLARVQFVTGEWDDAMVSVAHGRLLADSSGIVLVTPLLEWTAGQIAALRGDWDAAAEAARTAAVCTGEYAMMRIPTLLLQGQIAEAHADYPAVRRFVDPLRRIATGTSLQEPGYWPWPDLLANALVLDGDLAGAEEFLRPHEQRARARGHRSAQARLGYVRGRLLGARGDIAAARICFDESLAQLDGLPLRYDAARVNFAYGQTLRRAGKRRAADAAISAARELYASLGAATYVARCDRELKAGGLNQVRDTNDGIELTPQEEAVTTLVARGLSNRDVAAELFVSPKTVQYHLTRIYAKLGVRSRAELAALRR; from the coding sequence GCGGCGCGCTGGGCCACCGCCACCCCCTGGGAAACGGATTTGGCCGGCGGCGTCGTGAGCCAGCTGCTGCAGGAAGCCGCCCCCACCGACCCCATCGCCGCAGCCGACGCACTGGCCCACGCCCTCACGGGTGACGATCCCGTGCTGGTCGTGATCGACGACGCCCAGCACGCGGATCTCGTCTCGCTGCAAGCCGTTTCGACATTGTCGCGGCACCACCGCGGGTTGCCCGTGACCGTGGTGCTGGCCACCGACGGTTCGCGGCTGCCCACACCGGATCTGGATGCCGAGCAGATCCGGTTGACGGGCTTGTCGCGCAGTGAGGTCGCCGAGCTGGCCTCGGCGACCGGCCGGATCCTGCATCCCGCGATGGCCGAGCGACTGACCCGGCTGACCGACGGCGTCCCGCGCCACGTCCGCGACCTGCTCGACGAGGTACCCGCCGCGACATGGACGCGCACCGATGCGAGGCTGCCCGCGCCTCGGGCCGTCGCGCGCCGCGTCGCCGCACAGCTCGACGGCGCCGGGCCGGGTGGCCGCGCCCTCGTGGTGGCGCTGGCCGTCCTCGGCGAGCACAGCAGCCTCGCCGACGCGGCCCTGCTCGCCGGTGTCGACGATCCCCTGGCCGCACTGGAATCCGCGATCGGAGCCGGACTGCTGGCACCCCGCGACATCGCCGAACCGAGGTGGGCCGAGAGCCTGACCGCCGCCGCGGTGATCGACGCGACAGGCATCAGCGCGACGGCCGAACTGCACCGGCACGCAGCCGACGTCGTCACCGATCCCGCGGCGCGGCTGCGGCACCGGGTGGCCGCCACCCCGGTGCCCGACCCGGCGCTGGCCGACGACGTCGACACGCTGGCCCGTTCCCACGGCAACAACGGCGCCTGGGCGCAGGCCGCCGAGCTGTTCCGCGACGCCGGCCGGCTGACCGCCGATCCGCTGCTGCGCGACGAGCGGCTGATGCTCTCGGTGGATGCATTGGTGGCGGCCGGGGACTGCATCGGCGCCGCGGCGCTGGTGCCCGTGGTGGAGAGTCTGCGCGAAACACCGCTGCGCAATGCGGTTCTGGCCTACCTGGCGATCCTGCGCGGGAGAGCCACCGAAGCAGAACTGCGCCTGCAACGCGCGTGGGACATCGTCAACACCGGACGTGACCCCGGCACCGCGGCGTTCATCGCGCAGCGTCACGTCTTGCATGCCCTCGTGCACTGCCAGGGAGACCAGCTCGTGCACTGGGCCGACCGCGCCCTGGAGCTCGCCGATCCCGGATCACCCGCCGCCATCGAGGCGAGCGCGATCCGCGGGCTGGGCCTGCTGGCCGCCGGGCAGCCCCGGCGGGCGACGTCCGCCTACGAGGAACTCTCCGCCCGTGTCCGTCACGGCCCACAGGCCCAGCGGGTGGCGATGGGGCGCGGATGGGTCCAACTGATGCGCGATGACGTCGACGCGGCCCGGACCAGTCTGGAGACCGCCGTCGCCGCAGCATCGCTGGGCGGATCGACGCGGATCACCCTGTGGGCGTACGGATGGCTGGCCCGCGTGCAGTTCGTGACGGGCGAGTGGGACGACGCGATGGTCAGCGTCGCACACGGACGGCTGCTGGCCGACAGCAGTGGAATCGTCCTGGTGACACCGCTTCTGGAGTGGACCGCCGGTCAGATCGCCGCGCTGCGAGGGGACTGGGACGCGGCGGCCGAAGCCGCGCGGACGGCCGCGGTGTGCACGGGGGAGTACGCGATGATGCGCATCCCGACGCTGCTGCTCCAGGGTCAGATCGCCGAGGCCCACGCCGACTACCCCGCGGTGCGCAGATTCGTCGACCCGTTGCGCCGCATCGCTACGGGCACGTCCCTGCAGGAGCCCGGATACTGGCCGTGGCCGGATCTGCTCGCCAACGCGCTGGTCCTCGACGGCGACCTGGCCGGCGCCGAAGAGTTCCTGCGGCCCCACGAGCAGCGTGCGCGGGCACGGGGGCACCGCAGCGCGCAGGCCCGGCTCGGGTATGTCCGGGGGCGACTCCTTGGCGCCCGCGGCGACATCGCCGCGGCACGAATATGTTTCGACGAGTCGCTGGCCCAGCTCGACGGGCTGCCGCTGCGCTACGACGCAGCCAGGGTCAACTTCGCCTACGGGCAGACCCTGCGCCGGGCGGGCAAGCGCCGGGCCGCCGATGCGGCGATCAGCGCCGCCCGCGAACTCTATGCGTCGCTGGGCGCGGCGACCTATGTGGCCCGCTGTGACCGCGAGCTGAAGGCAGGCGGCCTCAACCAGGTGCGCGACACCAACGACGGTATCGAGCTCACGCCCCAGGAGGAGGCGGTGACCACGCTGGTGGCCCGAGGGCTGTCGAATCGTGACGTGGCCGCGGAGCTGTTCGTCTCGCCGAAGACCGTGCAGTACCACCTGACCCGCATCTACGCCAAGCTCGGTGTGCGCTCACGCGCGGAGCTGGCTGCGTTGCGGCGCTGA
- a CDS encoding flavin-containing monooxygenase, producing the protein MATTVAIIGAGPGGLVAARWLAAQGFEPHLFEQAPALGGQWTGLDGTSGVWPGLYTNTSRVLTAFSELPHTGDQTFLAAGDIRHYLNRYAQTFGLVDRIRLFSRVFRLSRGARGWTVETESGAEMFDRVVVASGRFQTPALPTVPGLESFAGSEGVTSTFHYRGAERYRRKRVLVGGCAVSALEIAAELAQGGADAVMVTQRRQRYVLPKFAAGVPSDHRIFTRYGVLADEQLPRSAVDRQLRDIVTDAGGSPEQYGAPRPDPSLFAAGVTLSQHYLPLVAEGRIGIRPWLTSVSGRDVTFGDGSTTPFDGIVFGTGFALDLPFLDDDIRATVALDTVHIDADRYTFHPDLPGLAFVGMWDQSGGYFVPLELQARWIAYVWGGVIPPLDPAAQRASIDAYRARRGLSQKTRMNIAAIAFARAAGCEPDLDSWPDLRRALLFGPLAPSCFRLDGPDALPGAAETFARDAAAFGAIMSNAFTAREQEQWELLRERS; encoded by the coding sequence GTGGCGACGACTGTTGCGATCATCGGGGCGGGCCCCGGCGGACTGGTCGCCGCGCGCTGGCTCGCTGCGCAGGGTTTCGAGCCGCACCTGTTCGAGCAGGCGCCCGCACTCGGCGGCCAGTGGACTGGTTTGGACGGCACCAGCGGTGTCTGGCCGGGCCTCTACACCAACACCAGCCGCGTCCTGACGGCGTTCAGCGAGCTGCCCCACACCGGCGACCAGACGTTCCTCGCCGCCGGCGACATCCGCCACTATCTGAACCGCTACGCCCAGACGTTCGGACTCGTCGACCGAATCCGGTTGTTCTCCAGAGTGTTCCGGCTGAGCCGGGGCGCGCGTGGCTGGACCGTCGAAACCGAAAGTGGCGCAGAGATGTTTGACAGGGTCGTGGTGGCCAGTGGACGCTTCCAGACCCCCGCGCTGCCGACGGTGCCCGGCCTGGAGTCCTTCGCCGGCTCGGAGGGGGTGACGTCGACATTTCACTACCGCGGCGCCGAACGGTACCGCCGCAAACGAGTGCTGGTCGGCGGGTGTGCGGTCAGCGCATTGGAGATCGCCGCCGAACTCGCGCAGGGTGGTGCCGACGCCGTGATGGTGACGCAGCGGCGGCAGCGCTACGTGCTGCCCAAGTTCGCCGCCGGCGTCCCGTCGGATCACCGCATCTTCACCCGCTACGGGGTGTTGGCAGACGAACAGCTGCCGAGGTCGGCCGTCGATCGGCAGCTTCGCGACATCGTGACCGACGCCGGCGGCAGCCCCGAGCAGTACGGGGCGCCGCGACCGGACCCGTCGCTGTTCGCGGCCGGGGTCACGCTGAGCCAGCACTACCTTCCGCTCGTCGCCGAGGGCCGGATCGGGATCCGGCCGTGGCTCACGTCGGTGTCCGGGCGAGACGTGACGTTCGGTGACGGCAGCACGACGCCGTTCGACGGCATCGTCTTCGGTACCGGATTCGCCCTCGATCTCCCGTTTCTCGATGACGACATCAGGGCCACCGTCGCGCTCGACACCGTGCACATCGACGCCGACCGGTACACCTTCCACCCGGACCTGCCGGGTCTGGCGTTCGTCGGGATGTGGGACCAGTCCGGCGGCTACTTCGTGCCGCTGGAACTGCAGGCACGCTGGATCGCCTACGTCTGGGGCGGGGTGATCCCGCCGCTTGATCCCGCAGCGCAGCGCGCATCGATCGACGCGTACCGGGCGCGGCGCGGCCTGTCGCAGAAGACCCGGATGAACATCGCGGCCATCGCCTTCGCGCGGGCGGCCGGCTGCGAGCCGGACCTCGACTCGTGGCCGGACCTGCGGCGCGCCCTGTTGTTCGGACCGCTCGCGCCCAGCTGCTTCCGGCTCGACGGTCCCGATGCCCTGCCCGGCGCCGCGGAGACGTTCGCCCGCGACGCGGCGGCGTTCGGCGCGATCATGTCGAATGCGTTCACCGCCCGCGAGCAGGAGCAGTGGGAGCTGCTGCGCGAACGGAGCTGA
- a CDS encoding cutinase family protein — MTDQHTVRRALLMSGIGAVAAAGLIGPGAASADAADACPDVQVVFARGTAEPTGLGRVGEAFVDDLRDQLGGRTVTASAVNYSASYDFLQSAPAGADDASAQIQATAARCPDTRIVVGGYSQGAAVVDLITGDPAATFGFGRPMPAPVADHVAAVAVFGNPAGRIGRILTTSSPLYGAKTIDLCNGADPVCSDGDDRPAHSHYVESGMVTQAADFVASRLAGSVPAGVLVNASGTAG; from the coding sequence ATGACCGATCAGCACACCGTGCGGCGGGCCCTGCTGATGAGTGGCATAGGCGCGGTCGCCGCGGCCGGCCTGATCGGTCCCGGTGCGGCGAGCGCCGACGCCGCCGACGCCTGTCCCGACGTGCAGGTCGTCTTCGCCCGGGGCACGGCCGAACCCACAGGCCTCGGCCGAGTCGGTGAGGCGTTCGTCGATGACCTGCGCGACCAACTCGGCGGCCGCACCGTCACCGCCTCGGCCGTGAATTACTCTGCGTCCTACGACTTCCTGCAGTCCGCGCCCGCCGGCGCCGACGACGCCAGCGCTCAGATCCAGGCCACCGCCGCCCGCTGCCCCGATACCCGCATCGTGGTGGGCGGGTATTCGCAGGGCGCGGCGGTGGTGGATCTGATCACCGGCGATCCCGCCGCCACGTTCGGGTTCGGACGCCCGATGCCGGCCCCCGTCGCCGACCATGTCGCCGCCGTCGCGGTGTTCGGTAACCCCGCGGGCCGGATCGGGCGCATCCTGACCACGTCGAGTCCGCTCTACGGTGCCAAGACCATCGACCTGTGCAACGGAGCCGACCCGGTCTGTTCCGACGGCGACGACCGGCCTGCCCACAGCCACTACGTGGAGTCCGGAATGGTCACGCAGGCAGCTGATTTCGTCGCGAGCCGGCTCGCAGGCAGTGTCCCGGCCGGCGTTCTCGTCAACGCGTCGGGCACCGCGGGCTGA
- a CDS encoding DUF5718 family protein, with amino-acid sequence MIEIPLSEMRNWFGFGVAGNFAGHLEQAGEAVDFVNVASEGAAPKGIFPWYAPGAESFLGEFPLSNDAIQLPAESPEFSGPLNLQIEPEVGLACRVVWQGDTIVTLQPFALGAFNDCSIRRPGAKKISHKKNWGPASKGVSESFFEISDLTPDGPTASLRLVCFLHSDGAEHAYGVDSPLIGYSYYGEVLLDWIVERLANQKGSPETPLEDVGALMVASGHPEHVLIGIGATRYTDLGESTYLKTGDDAIVRVYDTDTDAAAELRQTVR; translated from the coding sequence GTGATCGAGATCCCCCTGAGCGAGATGCGGAACTGGTTCGGCTTCGGGGTGGCGGGCAATTTCGCCGGACACCTCGAACAGGCCGGGGAGGCCGTCGATTTCGTCAACGTGGCCAGTGAGGGAGCCGCTCCCAAGGGCATCTTCCCGTGGTACGCCCCCGGAGCGGAGAGCTTCCTCGGGGAGTTTCCGCTGTCCAATGACGCGATCCAGCTGCCCGCCGAGAGCCCCGAGTTCTCAGGGCCGCTGAACCTGCAGATCGAACCCGAGGTCGGGTTGGCGTGCCGGGTGGTGTGGCAGGGCGACACGATCGTGACTCTGCAACCGTTCGCGCTCGGCGCCTTCAACGACTGCTCTATCCGCAGGCCGGGCGCCAAGAAGATCAGCCACAAGAAGAACTGGGGCCCGGCCTCCAAGGGCGTCTCGGAGTCGTTCTTCGAGATCAGCGACCTGACCCCGGACGGGCCGACCGCGTCGCTGCGCCTGGTCTGCTTCCTGCACTCCGACGGTGCGGAGCACGCCTACGGCGTCGACAGCCCCCTGATCGGCTACTCGTACTACGGCGAGGTCCTGCTGGACTGGATCGTCGAGCGGCTCGCCAACCAGAAGGGCTCACCGGAGACCCCGCTGGAGGATGTCGGTGCGCTGATGGTGGCCAGTGGCCACCCCGAACACGTGCTCATCGGCATCGGCGCCACCCGCTACACAGATCTCGGGGAGAGCACCTACCTCAAGACAGGTGACGACGCGATCGTGCGGGTCTACGACACCGACACCGACGCCGCCGCGGAGCTGCGCCAGACGGTGCGGTAG
- a CDS encoding DUF3618 domain-containing protein: MAVQPDPRPEPGPDAGVDELQADIERTRAELGETVGALSDKLDVKGRAQQKVAETKQAVAQRSHDALDTAKAKPAVPVGVLLAAAATLGVLIWLRHRR; this comes from the coding sequence ATGGCAGTACAGCCTGATCCGCGGCCCGAGCCGGGGCCGGACGCCGGTGTCGACGAGCTGCAGGCCGACATCGAGCGCACGCGCGCCGAACTCGGGGAGACCGTCGGAGCGCTCTCCGACAAGCTGGACGTCAAGGGGCGCGCTCAGCAGAAGGTCGCCGAAACGAAACAGGCTGTGGCGCAACGCAGTCACGACGCGCTCGACACCGCCAAGGCGAAGCCGGCCGTTCCGGTGGGTGTTCTGCTCGCCGCAGCCGCGACACTGGGCGTGCTGATCTGGCTGCGCCACCGGCGCTGA
- a CDS encoding phage holin family protein produces the protein MTEPKTEPSTGELLGQLSSQTSRLVRDELRLAQKEMQESAKHAGVGAGLAGAAGLLAVLGLATLIAAAVAALSLVLPVWAAAVIVAVVLFAAAGIAALIGKKQVEKVPPPASVSVDSVKTDIAELKGARHGSTA, from the coding sequence ATGACGGAACCGAAGACGGAGCCCTCCACCGGGGAGCTTCTGGGTCAGTTGTCCTCGCAGACGTCACGCTTGGTTCGTGACGAGCTGCGGTTGGCGCAGAAGGAAATGCAGGAGTCGGCCAAGCACGCCGGCGTGGGTGCCGGCCTTGCCGGCGCGGCTGGACTGCTCGCAGTCCTCGGGTTGGCCACCCTCATCGCGGCTGCTGTCGCCGCGCTCTCCCTCGTGCTGCCCGTATGGGCGGCCGCGGTGATCGTGGCGGTGGTGCTGTTCGCCGCGGCGGGCATCGCCGCGCTGATCGGCAAGAAGCAGGTCGAGAAGGTGCCGCCACCGGCATCGGTGTCGGTGGACAGCGTGAAGACCGACATCGCCGAGTTGAAGGGAGCCCGTCATGGCAGTACAGCCTGA
- a CDS encoding YihY/virulence factor BrkB family protein — protein MQQQLTPPRPRRSPAALAGAFLAGLATGALTTRKAADERPEPPSPAGPVGTPVTEPAEPPRPAQDVEDRPDADDPDKPDSPTELTRPSLLYVLRQTAGEFTRDQCMDLAAALTYYAVLSLFPALLVVMSLLGVVGQGERTADTILGIVDDVSPGAAVDVLRQPIEQLVNAPSAGFTLVAGLLGALWSASGYVGAFGRAMNRIYEVEEGRPAWKLRLQQLGLTFGGLIVAAIAALLLAVSGPVAEAVGGHLGIGQTGLTVWNIARWPVLLLLVVVGVATLYFTGPNVKQPKFRWISVGAAIAILTWIVASLLFGFYVANFGSYNKTFGTLAGVIVFLLWLWLTNLALLFGAEVDAELERGRQLQAGIPAEDLLQLPLRDTKVIDKNAEKEHALRERGRTLRRSHGKRA, from the coding sequence ATGCAACAGCAGCTCACGCCACCCCGCCCGAGGCGCAGCCCCGCCGCACTGGCCGGCGCCTTCCTGGCCGGCCTGGCGACCGGAGCCCTGACGACGCGCAAGGCCGCCGACGAGCGGCCGGAGCCGCCGAGCCCTGCGGGCCCAGTCGGCACCCCGGTCACCGAACCCGCCGAGCCGCCGCGGCCCGCGCAGGACGTCGAGGACCGGCCCGACGCCGACGATCCCGACAAGCCGGACTCCCCGACCGAGCTGACCCGGCCGTCGCTGCTCTACGTCCTGCGCCAGACCGCCGGCGAATTCACCCGCGACCAGTGCATGGACCTCGCCGCCGCGCTGACCTATTACGCGGTGCTGTCGCTGTTCCCCGCACTACTGGTGGTGATGTCACTGCTCGGTGTCGTCGGCCAGGGCGAGCGCACCGCCGACACCATCCTCGGGATCGTCGACGACGTGAGCCCCGGTGCGGCCGTCGACGTTCTGCGCCAGCCGATCGAGCAGCTCGTCAACGCGCCGTCGGCGGGATTCACGCTGGTGGCAGGCCTCCTCGGCGCTTTGTGGTCGGCGTCGGGCTACGTCGGCGCCTTCGGCCGTGCGATGAACCGCATCTACGAGGTCGAGGAGGGCCGCCCGGCGTGGAAGCTTCGGTTGCAGCAACTCGGGCTGACGTTCGGCGGGCTGATCGTCGCGGCCATCGCGGCGCTCCTGCTCGCGGTCAGCGGACCGGTCGCGGAGGCGGTGGGCGGCCACCTCGGCATCGGCCAGACCGGGCTCACGGTGTGGAACATCGCCCGGTGGCCGGTGCTGCTGCTGCTCGTCGTCGTGGGCGTGGCGACGCTGTACTTCACCGGTCCCAACGTCAAGCAGCCCAAGTTCCGCTGGATCAGTGTCGGGGCGGCCATCGCGATCCTCACCTGGATCGTCGCGTCGCTGCTGTTCGGCTTCTACGTCGCCAACTTCGGCAGCTACAACAAGACGTTCGGCACTCTCGCCGGGGTCATCGTGTTCCTGCTGTGGCTGTGGCTGACGAACCTGGCGCTGCTGTTCGGCGCCGAGGTGGACGCCGAACTCGAGCGTGGCCGCCAGCTGCAGGCCGGAATCCCCGCCGAGGATCTTCTGCAGCTTCCGCTGCGCGACACCAAGGTGATCGACAAGAACGCCGAAAAGGAGCATGCGCTGCGCGAGCGCGGCCGCACCCTGCGGCGCTCCCACGGAAAGCGGGCATGA
- a CDS encoding YihY/virulence factor BrkB family protein codes for MVKWLDRLQQRSRAAGFAIAVVYKYVDDQAGYLAALITYYAFVSLFPLLLLLTTLLGVVLSGRPQWRDEIVSAAIDQFPVIGDQLSRPEALSGGTTAVIIGIAGALYGGLGVGNALQNAMNTVWAVPRYTRPDPIRARLYSLMLLIVLGSAVIGTTVLTAVGRAWAGLGFLGTAGVVLASLALNTAVCVAAFRVTTVRPLSYRDVLPGAITAAALWQMLQWFGAAYVAHVLGSASATNSVFAIVLGLMAFLYLVSTSLLVCAEINAVRVNRLHPRALLTPFTDNVELTEADRKMYAGQAEAQQAKGFQRVDVTFHKPEADDDTGVCGPDGQGMAEAHPRSGGHTHERHQPNAVGGPHGPEGST; via the coding sequence ATGGTCAAGTGGCTCGATCGCTTGCAGCAACGCAGCCGGGCGGCCGGTTTCGCCATCGCGGTGGTCTACAAGTACGTCGACGATCAGGCCGGCTATCTGGCCGCACTGATCACGTACTACGCCTTCGTCTCGCTGTTCCCGCTGCTTCTGCTGCTGACCACGCTGTTGGGCGTGGTGCTGTCGGGCCGGCCGCAGTGGCGCGACGAGATCGTCAGCGCAGCCATCGACCAGTTCCCGGTGATCGGCGACCAGCTCAGCCGACCCGAGGCCCTCAGCGGCGGCACCACCGCGGTGATCATCGGCATCGCGGGCGCGCTGTATGGCGGGCTCGGCGTCGGCAACGCCCTGCAGAACGCGATGAACACCGTGTGGGCGGTCCCCCGGTACACGCGTCCCGATCCCATCCGGGCGCGCCTGTACAGCTTGATGCTGCTGATCGTGCTGGGGTCGGCGGTCATCGGGACGACGGTGCTGACCGCGGTCGGCAGGGCGTGGGCCGGCCTGGGGTTCCTGGGCACCGCCGGAGTCGTCCTCGCGTCCCTGGCGTTGAACACGGCGGTGTGCGTCGCCGCGTTCCGGGTGACCACCGTGCGGCCGCTGAGCTACCGCGACGTCCTACCCGGGGCGATCACGGCCGCAGCGCTCTGGCAGATGCTGCAGTGGTTCGGCGCGGCGTACGTGGCCCACGTACTGGGCTCGGCCAGCGCGACCAACAGTGTGTTCGCGATCGTGCTCGGCCTGATGGCGTTCCTGTACCTGGTGTCGACATCGCTTCTGGTGTGCGCGGAGATCAACGCCGTCCGGGTGAACCGGCTGCACCCCCGCGCCCTGCTGACGCCGTTCACCGACAACGTGGAGCTCACCGAGGCGGACCGCAAGATGTACGCCGGCCAGGCCGAAGCCCAGCAGGCCAAGGGATTCCAACGCGTCGACGTCACCTTCCACAAACCCGAAGCCGACGACGACACGGGCGTTTGCGGCCCCGATGGCCAGGGTATGGCCGAGGCACACCCACGAAGCGGAGGCCACACACATGAGCGTCACCAGCCGAACGCGGTCGGCGGCCCGCACGGGCCTGAAGGTTCAACGTAG
- a CDS encoding NAD-dependent epimerase/dehydratase family protein, translating to MRIVITGASGNVGTALLRRLAEDAPGHDIVGVVRRPPEPAGVYDTVRWHSVDLAEPDAATRLRPLFEGADTVVHLAWGFQPTRNTEYLTRVGVGGTTAVLHAAHDVSVGQLVHMSSVGTYAGGRYARRVDESWCTSGIPSSPYSRDKSAAEGLLDDYERDHGDAGVGIARMRPGFIVQRAAASGLMRYALPGWVPMLAVPLLPVLPLDRRLCIPLVHADDVAAAVVRAIERRATGAFNLAAEPPVTRTEVAKVLGSFPVHVPSRVLGALVDLSWRMRLQPIDRGWLDLAFSVPLLDCGRARTELGWQPRWSSVAALTDVITGVAEQAHTESPPLRARSMVEQVRRDLTEGLMTTRHLP from the coding sequence ATGCGCATCGTCATCACCGGCGCGTCGGGCAACGTCGGCACCGCACTGCTGCGCCGGCTGGCCGAGGACGCGCCGGGTCACGACATCGTCGGCGTGGTGCGCCGGCCGCCGGAACCGGCCGGCGTCTACGACACCGTGCGTTGGCACAGCGTCGACCTCGCCGAGCCCGACGCCGCGACCCGGCTGCGGCCCCTCTTCGAGGGTGCTGACACGGTGGTCCACCTGGCCTGGGGCTTCCAGCCGACGCGCAACACCGAATACCTGACCCGTGTCGGTGTCGGTGGCACCACCGCCGTTCTGCACGCGGCACACGATGTTTCGGTCGGCCAGCTGGTGCACATGTCGTCGGTCGGCACCTACGCCGGCGGCCGGTATGCCCGGCGGGTGGACGAGTCCTGGTGCACCTCCGGCATCCCGTCCTCGCCGTACAGCCGCGACAAGTCGGCCGCTGAAGGCTTGCTCGACGACTACGAGCGCGACCACGGCGACGCCGGCGTGGGCATCGCCCGGATGCGACCCGGCTTCATCGTGCAGCGCGCGGCGGCGAGCGGGCTGATGCGGTATGCGCTACCCGGCTGGGTGCCGATGCTCGCGGTTCCGCTGCTGCCGGTGCTCCCGCTCGACCGCCGGCTGTGCATCCCGCTGGTGCATGCCGACGACGTCGCCGCGGCTGTGGTCCGCGCGATCGAACGCCGTGCCACCGGAGCGTTCAACCTGGCCGCCGAACCGCCCGTCACCCGCACCGAGGTGGCGAAAGTGTTGGGCTCCTTCCCCGTCCACGTACCGTCCCGGGTGCTGGGCGCACTGGTCGATCTCAGCTGGCGGATGCGCCTGCAACCGATCGACCGCGGCTGGCTCGACCTGGCGTTCAGCGTCCCCCTGCTGGACTGCGGGCGGGCCCGTACCGAACTGGGGTGGCAGCCCCGGTGGTCCTCGGTGGCCGCGCTCACCGACGTCATCACCGGTGTCGCCGAGCAGGCGCACACCGAAAGTCCGCCGCTGCGAGCACGATCGATGGTCGAGCAGGTGCGCCGCGACCTGACCGAAGGTCTGATGACCACCCGGCACCTGCCCTAG